A genomic stretch from Sulfurihydrogenibium azorense Az-Fu1 includes:
- a CDS encoding penicillin-binding protein 1A, giving the protein MNRVVLIGLSIFSLLFLVFGIYVFVITRDLPDVRQLENWKPPEASVILDYQDKVYNELFIQKRYYVSIDKIPDHVKKAFIATEDKTFYSNPGIDIFAIIRAGIKNIIKMGKAEGGSTISQQLAKNLFLTPEKSLSRKIKEAVLAVRLNKIYSKDKILEMYLNQIYLGQGSYGVEAAARTYFGKSISQVDLCEAAVLAGLPKAPSKYNPYVNPDLAEKRKQVVLQRMLEEGYITEADYKSCVEKPIKLAGIIRSDNFNDYFTEIIRQWVIDNYGEDAISQGGLKIYTTIDTALQMYAQKRVQQWLEDLQNRVGFPKLSKDDIEYLKVRYENQKVSPDTIIKNYIYVAQIKSISKGKISFSIDQVEGEALVKNTANLKVGDYVYVRYQENGTFKVLPFLEAAVVSIDSKTGGIRVLIGGYEFRKSQFNRVFQSKRQPGSAIKPIIYMAALLNGYTQISTLEDKPISFWDYSQNKEWTPKNYDGNYYGTVTLRKALAKSLNAATVYLLSQIDFDPVLSVAYKVGIKQKLPKYYSLALGSVEITPIELANTFATFGNYGTKCEPYFIRKVVDKEGNILYRQGPKCEEVLPKPESAVMVDLLRAVVLEGTAVKASSMSVPVAGKTGTTNDYSDAWFAGFDPDLTTVVWVGYDKRKPIGKGMAGAEAALPLWIDIMNYANRSGVYKEFPKVEGTVYIPIDPITNKVANENCPGRYILFVEGTYPTVDCDGNQVDFSQLFKKPEENPQPQGESPPTEETNPQPQENQPTKESQEILDILKNR; this is encoded by the coding sequence TTGAATAGAGTAGTATTAATAGGACTGTCCATATTTTCTCTTTTGTTCCTTGTTTTTGGTATATATGTATTTGTTATAACAAGAGACCTTCCAGATGTTAGACAGCTGGAAAACTGGAAGCCGCCAGAAGCTTCTGTTATACTTGATTACCAAGATAAAGTATACAACGAACTTTTTATACAAAAAAGGTACTATGTTTCCATAGATAAAATTCCTGACCATGTAAAAAAAGCTTTTATAGCTACGGAAGATAAAACGTTTTACTCTAATCCAGGCATTGATATCTTTGCTATAATCAGAGCTGGTATAAAAAACATTATAAAAATGGGAAAAGCAGAAGGTGGTAGTACAATCTCACAACAACTTGCAAAAAATCTATTTCTAACCCCAGAAAAAAGTCTATCCAGAAAAATAAAAGAAGCTGTGTTAGCAGTTAGATTAAACAAAATATACTCAAAAGACAAAATCCTAGAGATGTACCTAAATCAGATATACTTGGGACAGGGAAGTTATGGAGTTGAAGCAGCTGCAAGGACATACTTTGGTAAAAGTATATCTCAAGTAGATTTATGTGAAGCTGCTGTTTTAGCAGGTCTTCCAAAAGCTCCATCTAAGTATAATCCCTACGTTAACCCAGACTTAGCAGAAAAAAGAAAACAAGTCGTTTTACAGAGAATGTTAGAAGAGGGATACATTACAGAAGCTGACTATAAAAGCTGTGTAGAAAAACCTATTAAATTGGCTGGAATCATAAGGTCTGATAATTTTAACGACTACTTTACAGAGATTATAAGACAGTGGGTGATAGACAACTACGGAGAAGACGCAATAAGTCAAGGTGGGTTAAAAATATACACAACCATAGATACAGCTCTACAGATGTATGCCCAAAAAAGAGTTCAACAGTGGCTTGAAGACTTACAAAACAGAGTAGGATTCCCAAAACTATCAAAAGATGACATAGAATACTTAAAAGTAAGGTACGAAAATCAAAAAGTATCTCCTGATACAATCATTAAAAACTATATATACGTAGCTCAGATTAAAAGTATATCTAAAGGTAAAATCTCATTTAGCATAGACCAAGTTGAAGGGGAGGCTCTTGTAAAAAACACAGCAAATCTTAAAGTTGGTGATTACGTTTATGTAAGGTACCAAGAAAATGGTACTTTTAAAGTTTTACCATTCTTAGAAGCTGCAGTAGTATCTATAGACTCAAAAACAGGTGGTATAAGAGTTTTAATAGGTGGGTACGAATTTAGAAAATCTCAGTTTAACAGGGTTTTCCAAAGTAAAAGACAGCCTGGTTCTGCAATAAAACCTATTATATACATGGCAGCACTTTTAAATGGATATACTCAAATATCTACTTTAGAAGATAAACCAATAAGTTTTTGGGATTACAGTCAAAACAAAGAATGGACTCCAAAAAACTACGATGGAAATTATTACGGAACAGTTACTTTAAGAAAAGCCTTAGCAAAGAGTTTAAACGCAGCTACTGTTTATCTACTGTCTCAGATAGACTTTGACCCGGTTTTATCTGTTGCATACAAAGTAGGAATAAAACAAAAACTTCCAAAATACTACTCTTTAGCCCTTGGGTCAGTAGAGATAACTCCTATTGAGCTTGCAAATACCTTTGCAACCTTTGGAAACTATGGAACAAAATGTGAGCCTTACTTTATAAGGAAGGTTGTAGATAAAGAAGGAAATATACTTTACAGACAAGGCCCTAAATGTGAGGAGGTCCTTCCTAAACCAGAATCCGCTGTTATGGTTGACCTATTAAGGGCTGTTGTTCTTGAAGGAACTGCTGTTAAAGCATCTTCAATGTCAGTCCCTGTTGCAGGAAAAACAGGGACAACAAACGATTATTCTGATGCTTGGTTTGCTGGGTTTGACCCTGACCTTACAACAGTTGTATGGGTTGGATACGATAAAAGAAAACCTATTGGAAAAGGAATGGCAGGTGCAGAAGCTGCACTACCACTGTGGATAGACATAATGAACTACGCAAACAGGTCTGGTGTTTATAAAGAGTTTCCTAAAGTAGAAGGAACAGTTTACATACCTATAGACCCAATTACAAACAAAGTTGCTAATGAAAACTGTCCCGGAAGGTATATACTCTTTGTAGAAGGAACTTATCCTACAGTAGACTGTGATGGAAACCAAGTAGATTTTTCTCAACTGTTTAAAAAACCAGAAGAAAATCCACAACCTCAAGGAGAATCTCCTCCAACTGAAGAAACAAACCCTCAACCTCAAGAAAATCAACCTACAAAAGAAAGTCAAGAAATATTAGATATATTAAAAAATAGGTAA
- the cmr1 gene encoding type III-B CRISPR module RAMP protein Cmr1: MAKKEIEITFRTITPLWTGDAWRKNREIRPSSLIGSLRFWFEVICYFSGVCREEDFDGNSKRFEKEVNRENFEKCILENGSDFKSKIECLKKQEIPLPSIIFGTTGWRSLIEIGDVKYLEDYCFGNKLNLPSKICFEKHSKKLKENDDCPKNQIKIGQYFTMENLRFPSK, encoded by the coding sequence ATGGCTAAAAAAGAAATTGAAATAACTTTTAGAACCATAACTCCTTTATGGACTGGAGATGCATGGCGAAAAAACAGAGAAATAAGACCTTCTTCTTTAATAGGAAGCTTAAGATTTTGGTTTGAGGTAATCTGCTATTTTAGTGGTGTTTGTAGAGAAGAAGATTTTGATGGAAACAGTAAAAGATTTGAAAAAGAAGTTAATAGAGAAAATTTTGAGAAATGTATCCTTGAAAATGGAAGCGATTTTAAATCTAAAATTGAATGTCTAAAAAAACAGGAAATACCTTTACCATCTATTATTTTTGGAACAACCGGATGGAGAAGTTTAATTGAGATAGGGGATGTTAAATATTTAGAAGACTATTGCTTTGGAAATAAGTTAAATCTCCCGAGCAAAATTTGTTTTGAAAAACATAGCAAAAAGTTAAAGGAAAATGATGATTGTCCAAAAAATCAAATAAAAATTGGTCAGTATTTTACTATGGAAAATTTGCGGTTTCCTTCAAAGTAG
- the cas6 gene encoding CRISPR-associated endoribonuclease Cas6 has translation MRIKIKLTTDKDYVILPIHHNHIIQSMLYNSLPKEVAKFLHDVGFFYHKRQFKLFTFSKIQSQHYNIAKEKSQTKHIEYKIPISLYISSAIGDFTKSWGETFLKNEEVILGKNTLYLESIEVLPNPDLKEEFKIKTLSPITVYKTFENGKKYYRYYSPSEQEFKQLLKENLRKKYQLITNKEINDFPFDIEPITTKKVLIKYKNFPIEAYEGVFKIKTNPELFKVVFDAGLGAKNSQGFGMIEVLKNG, from the coding sequence GTGAGGATTAAGATAAAGTTAACTACAGATAAAGATTATGTAATCCTTCCAATACATCATAATCACATTATTCAAAGTATGCTTTACAATAGTCTTCCCAAAGAAGTAGCCAAATTTCTACATGATGTAGGCTTCTTTTATCATAAAAGACAGTTTAAACTTTTTACATTTTCCAAAATACAATCTCAACATTACAATATTGCAAAAGAGAAAAGTCAAACAAAACACATAGAATATAAAATTCCAATTTCTTTATATATATCTTCTGCTATAGGTGATTTTACAAAGAGCTGGGGAGAAACATTTTTAAAAAACGAAGAAGTTATATTAGGTAAAAATACACTTTATCTTGAAAGTATAGAAGTTCTTCCAAATCCTGATTTAAAAGAAGAATTTAAAATAAAAACCCTATCTCCAATAACAGTCTATAAAACATTTGAAAATGGTAAAAAATACTACAGATACTATTCTCCATCTGAACAAGAATTTAAACAACTTTTAAAAGAAAATCTAAGAAAAAAATACCAGCTAATAACAAATAAAGAAATTAATGATTTTCCTTTTGATATAGAGCCTATAACAACAAAAAAAGTATTGATAAAATACAAAAATTTTCCAATAGAAGCATACGAAGGAGTATTCAAAATAAAAACCAATCCAGAACTTTTTAAAGTTGTTTTTGATGCTGGATTAGGTGCGAAAAATTCACAAGGCTTTGGAATGATAGAGGTATTAAAAAATGGCTAA
- a CDS encoding RAMP superfamily CRISPR-associated protein, whose amino-acid sequence MVETLKIFALATDPIYIGTGGYTIGRVDNTIVRDPITNIPKIPGSSLAGTWRYYVVLEALTLKDLKDKQTSTDENKSQNGSTSDEKLENCNGKNNPTNDWKAFLGNQVLRVNCAGQDDAPFVERNDKNNTGHCGCCIVCKGFGFSKKDISWQGMIFFSDLKILLFPVFTFKGTKWITTASILQEIGINESSPRENKIKTKNGNERYLNLGWLYLEVESNHNISNSPVSNFSLKPEDIVIVPESLFSHIVNSNLEVRTSVSIDPITGSAKEGALFTTEAIPRGTIFYGNIRIFDKNNFINSNNKMNNKIGSLPSCEQLKDALKDSARYYESLGIGGMTTRGFGRLKIELINGNSQSGGSQNGQSNQ is encoded by the coding sequence ATGGTTGAGACCTTAAAAATTTTTGCCTTGGCTACAGATCCTATATATATAGGAACAGGTGGATACACTATAGGAAGAGTTGATAACACTATAGTCAGAGACCCTATTACAAATATTCCTAAAATTCCCGGAAGTAGCTTAGCTGGAACTTGGAGATACTATGTAGTTTTAGAAGCATTAACATTAAAAGATTTAAAAGATAAACAAACTTCAACTGATGAAAATAAAAGTCAAAATGGTAGTACCTCTGATGAAAAGTTAGAAAATTGTAATGGGAAAAATAATCCTACTAATGATTGGAAAGCTTTTTTAGGAAATCAGGTTTTGAGAGTTAACTGTGCAGGACAGGATGACGCTCCTTTTGTAGAAAGGAATGATAAAAATAATACAGGACACTGTGGATGTTGTATAGTTTGTAAAGGATTTGGATTTTCTAAAAAAGACATAAGCTGGCAGGGAATGATTTTCTTTAGTGATTTAAAAATTTTACTTTTTCCCGTTTTTACTTTTAAAGGGACAAAATGGATAACAACAGCTTCTATCTTACAAGAAATAGGAATAAATGAAAGCTCTCCGAGAGAAAATAAGATTAAAACTAAAAATGGAAACGAAAGATATTTAAATTTAGGTTGGCTTTACTTGGAAGTTGAGAGTAATCATAATATTAGTAATTCTCCAGTTAGTAATTTTTCACTTAAACCAGAAGACATTGTTATTGTTCCAGAAAGCTTATTCTCTCACATTGTAAACTCTAATCTTGAGGTTAGAACTTCTGTTTCCATTGACCCAATAACAGGGTCAGCAAAAGAGGGAGCTCTATTTACAACTGAGGCTATTCCACGAGGAACCATTTTTTACGGTAATATAAGAATTTTTGATAAGAATAATTTTATTAATTCTAACAATAAAATGAATAATAAAATAGGATCATTACCTTCCTGTGAACAATTAAAAGATGCTTTAAAGGATAGTGCACGTTATTATGAAAGTTTAGGTATTGGAGGAATGACTACAAGAGGTTTTGGAAGGTTAAAAATTGAACTAATAAATGGTAATTCTCAATCAGGAGGTAGCCAAAATGGGCAATCAAATCAATAA
- a CDS encoding RAMP superfamily CRISPR-associated protein, producing MAKFEAILEINLVKVKVDSLAEYIAYCKYNNRLEKNKGLKILKNIIKDNRPKIDISKIQEISGIYSESQLNNLQDYVKKLPKYSFAIWFTFKLEAPYFSKDDDDFYIIQNPILKETNFKAPMVRGSGWKGALASAFRELFKEDFENNKEKIESFLRIFGAGSESIKAIESYVFDKSKDLNKAKEKLLNFILFDLGLKVDRTLINEIKAKNNKEGLIEILKDKLSAKINDSKLPFEFQTHKGRAIFYPTYFDKLSIEIINPHDRIKRAGTVPIHFEVAPKGTYGIFQLIYIPFDAILKEETELKEESEKDLDNLCKAIEILSKQGIGAKTKYGWGRFTIENKKVCLNGDLNTPQGWERCQA from the coding sequence ATGGCTAAATTTGAAGCAATTTTAGAAATAAACCTTGTAAAAGTAAAAGTTGATAGTTTAGCAGAGTATATAGCATATTGCAAGTATAATAATAGACTTGAGAAAAATAAAGGTTTAAAAATTCTAAAAAATATTATTAAAGATAATAGGCCAAAAATTGATATTTCAAAAATTCAAGAAATTTCAGGAATTTACAGTGAATCTCAGTTAAATAATCTTCAAGATTATGTTAAAAAACTTCCTAAATATTCCTTTGCCATTTGGTTTACATTCAAGTTAGAAGCTCCATATTTTTCAAAAGATGACGATGATTTTTACATTATTCAAAACCCGATTTTAAAAGAAACAAACTTTAAAGCTCCAATGGTTAGAGGTTCAGGATGGAAGGGAGCTTTAGCAAGTGCATTTAGAGAGTTATTTAAAGAAGATTTTGAAAATAACAAAGAAAAAATAGAAAGCTTTTTAAGAATATTTGGAGCAGGTTCAGAAAGCATTAAAGCTATTGAGAGTTATGTATTTGATAAATCAAAAGATTTAAATAAAGCTAAAGAAAAACTCTTAAACTTTATATTGTTTGATCTTGGACTAAAGGTAGATAGAACCTTAATAAATGAAATTAAAGCAAAAAACAATAAGGAAGGTCTTATTGAAATACTTAAAGATAAATTGTCTGCAAAAATAAATGATAGTAAATTACCGTTTGAATTCCAAACCCACAAAGGAAGAGCTATATTTTACCCCACTTACTTTGATAAACTCTCTATTGAGATAATAAATCCTCACGATAGAATAAAAAGAGCTGGAACTGTACCTATACATTTTGAAGTTGCTCCAAAAGGTACATACGGAATTTTTCAACTAATTTATATTCCTTTTGATGCCATACTTAAAGAAGAGACAGAGTTAAAAGAAGAATCCGAAAAAGACTTAGACAATTTATGTAAGGCTATTGAAATTTTATCTAAGCAGGGGATAGGTGCCAAAACCAAGTATGGATGGGGAAGATTTACAATAGAAAATAAAAAAGTTTGTTTAAACGGAGATTTAAATACTCCTCAAGGGTGGGAAAGATGTCAGGCTTAA
- a CDS encoding CRISPR-associated protein Csx11: MSGLNRIKNNKDEILKAEIVSYLALWEKLNPSKQNRASINIQCNNLSCWESALKNSKIDIRLEVNSKSFELWDNFLKDWRGWRKKNDLDFLLQILYGISESLNSGIDKGSPKEDVKVKPEEKRWLANAFGSYKEDIIYLRESENIINGRIQNINNKVQSLLGNSHIFFENLEELRKELKELLSGLLSDDRFPINDVSLWDQAYMTTSMFKALLSDYILINQDFTNIPDRQEVRWRILGIQYNKLGLAEKGFKLASIEWYRQQTKEIDDSIKKLLEVEYPIGNEVYRDDTGIYFIVGENLGKNKDNNLAVLVDDLKPLEEEIINIFNEKLEGEVCPVIILTKASRGLMNLGDLLEKAKENFLYVKTDNKITQTLMQNVNNTSTAIGICPLCKVRLIYEYDKQKNNSPTICKTCDERIHHYQVKKWLEEISKETIWTSEIKDKNDRIALISLRLELKDWLNGNMLNSLLGNMGLGDFTVEKGKIIKLILKGIVDTEIQEIINKIEKEICIEKFKNLYTVISLKDSNGNFICRENLNTLQNEIRNTSNRAEYGALISVVGFIRDRIYGNQSSNQDGYILKILENLDEFLKKLKISQDLFQFVKQLQDSGFYSLYKTIVEKLNELKAKLDSKYNSTNSSNFDKLIQYLRTEKSSSSLTEKEIKEFKQEIENILTQCKPIQNFDIDTLIKNSLYPFSINEELLNFYSKYNSVKEYFNEIFFGSIIGTQWENWIKQTPLNAKINWQDEKIEWDKFTDENDPALDILSTLLLQFLLRKNPSPARLRRIWETTQNFFEEIKREILDENLLGIPNWRRKRIVFELPYIQGIKDTGEELEGDGLLFWALPSENKDKTYIYLISSIEDFIRKYANKDTLKRLNENNLEDIDENNFEDFKIELKKYSEKENRETGSNLCSLQKSNIKNFVLYNSYASITDPTPVGWQVIIPTEYVPKFIDLIMEKYNKEFKYVYGKLPIHIGIIIQDYKKPLYIGLNALRKIRRDVKNIDKLYQNGTKFCMKYHQKILNYAKPEELCNSTQKYYSLYWDNKQKTNVDFYDFYIKPNENWKKTLSVMGNFVDDRYIEIIPNTFDFEFLDTNTRRNDIFYLKEKNYKRAFQLKSNRPYEIEEYWDRFKRFRDTFKDKTNTAKLHKLVNIFYDKIENYNKDINPLLASSIVNILELNKNKDLQRDIAFIFGLDEKNDIYKELVNKLNSENIKLFLDMFEFWSKALQEV; encoded by the coding sequence ATGTCAGGCTTAAATAGGATAAAAAATAATAAAGATGAAATTTTAAAAGCAGAGATAGTTTCATATTTAGCTTTGTGGGAGAAATTAAATCCTTCTAAGCAGAATAGAGCTTCAATTAATATCCAATGTAATAATTTAAGTTGTTGGGAAAGTGCCCTAAAAAATAGTAAAATTGATATTAGATTAGAGGTAAATTCTAAGTCTTTTGAATTATGGGATAATTTTTTAAAGGATTGGAGAGGTTGGAGAAAGAAAAACGATTTAGATTTTTTACTACAAATCTTGTATGGTATATCAGAAAGTTTAAACTCTGGGATAGATAAAGGAAGTCCAAAAGAGGATGTAAAGGTAAAACCTGAGGAAAAAAGATGGTTAGCGAATGCTTTCGGTAGTTATAAGGAAGATATAATTTACCTAAGAGAAAGTGAAAATATTATCAATGGAAGAATACAAAATATAAATAATAAAGTACAAAGTCTATTAGGTAATTCTCATATCTTTTTTGAAAATTTAGAAGAACTTAGAAAAGAATTAAAAGAGTTATTATCTGGCTTATTATCTGATGATAGATTTCCTATAAATGATGTAAGCCTTTGGGATCAAGCCTATATGACCACTTCAATGTTTAAAGCTTTGCTATCTGATTATATTCTAATTAATCAAGATTTTACAAATATTCCTGATAGACAAGAAGTAAGATGGAGAATATTAGGAATTCAATATAATAAATTAGGTTTAGCAGAAAAAGGCTTTAAACTTGCTTCCATTGAGTGGTATAGACAACAAACTAAAGAGATAGATGATAGTATAAAGAAACTTTTAGAGGTTGAATATCCTATAGGAAACGAAGTTTATAGAGATGATACAGGAATATACTTTATTGTAGGAGAAAATTTAGGTAAAAATAAAGATAATAATTTAGCTGTTTTAGTAGATGATTTAAAACCTCTTGAAGAAGAGATAATAAATATTTTTAACGAAAAATTAGAAGGCGAAGTTTGTCCCGTTATAATTTTAACCAAAGCCTCAAGAGGTCTAATGAATTTAGGCGATCTACTTGAAAAAGCTAAGGAAAACTTTTTGTATGTAAAAACTGATAATAAGATAACTCAAACTTTAATGCAAAATGTAAATAATACTTCAACAGCTATTGGAATCTGCCCCTTATGTAAAGTTCGTTTAATTTACGAATATGACAAACAGAAAAATAACTCCCCAACTATCTGCAAGACATGTGATGAAAGAATACATCATTACCAAGTAAAAAAGTGGTTAGAAGAAATTAGTAAAGAAACTATCTGGACGAGTGAAATAAAAGACAAAAACGATAGAATAGCCCTTATATCTTTGAGATTAGAACTTAAAGATTGGCTAAATGGAAATATGCTAAATAGTTTATTAGGTAATATGGGATTAGGTGATTTTACTGTGGAAAAAGGTAAAATTATAAAACTTATTTTAAAAGGTATTGTGGATACTGAAATTCAAGAAATTATAAATAAAATTGAAAAAGAAATCTGTATTGAAAAATTTAAAAATTTATATACTGTCATAAGTTTGAAAGATTCTAATGGAAATTTCATTTGCCGGGAAAATTTAAATACATTACAAAACGAAATTAGAAATACAAGTAATAGGGCAGAATACGGAGCTCTTATAAGCGTAGTAGGATTTATTCGGGATAGAATATATGGAAATCAAAGCAGTAATCAAGATGGTTATATTTTAAAAATTTTAGAAAATTTAGATGAATTTTTAAAAAAATTAAAGATAAGCCAAGATTTATTTCAATTTGTTAAACAACTTCAGGACTCTGGATTTTATTCACTATATAAAACAATTGTTGAAAAATTGAATGAGTTAAAAGCAAAATTAGATAGTAAATATAATTCAACTAATAGTAGTAATTTTGATAAACTTATTCAATATTTAAGAACTGAAAAATCATCTTCCTCTCTTACTGAGAAAGAGATTAAAGAGTTTAAACAAGAGATCGAAAATATACTAACTCAATGTAAGCCTATTCAAAATTTTGATATAGACACTCTAATAAAAAATTCACTCTATCCTTTTTCTATAAATGAGGAATTATTGAATTTTTATAGCAAATATAACTCTGTTAAAGAATATTTTAATGAAATCTTCTTCGGCTCTATTATTGGAACTCAATGGGAGAATTGGATAAAACAAACTCCTTTAAATGCAAAAATAAACTGGCAAGATGAAAAAATAGAATGGGATAAGTTTACCGATGAAAATGACCCAGCCTTAGATATCTTATCTACCTTATTACTTCAATTTTTACTTAGAAAAAATCCATCTCCTGCAAGATTAAGAAGAATTTGGGAAACAACTCAAAACTTCTTTGAAGAGATAAAAAGAGAAATTTTAGATGAAAACCTACTGGGAATTCCAAATTGGAGACGAAAAAGAATAGTTTTTGAATTACCTTATATTCAAGGAATAAAAGATACGGGAGAAGAGTTAGAAGGAGATGGTCTTTTATTTTGGGCTTTGCCCAGTGAAAATAAAGATAAAACTTATATCTATCTCATAAGCTCAATAGAAGACTTTATAAGAAAGTATGCCAACAAGGATACACTAAAAAGATTAAACGAGAATAACCTTGAAGATATAGATGAAAATAATTTCGAAGACTTTAAAATTGAACTCAAGAAATACTCAGAAAAAGAAAATAGAGAAACAGGTAGTAATTTATGCTCACTCCAAAAAAGTAATATTAAGAATTTTGTGCTGTATAACTCCTATGCTTCAATTACAGACCCAACTCCTGTTGGATGGCAAGTAATCATTCCCACGGAGTATGTCCCAAAATTTATAGACTTAATTATGGAAAAATATAACAAAGAGTTTAAATACGTTTACGGAAAACTTCCTATCCACATAGGTATAATTATTCAAGATTACAAAAAACCTTTATACATTGGCTTAAATGCATTACGAAAAATTAGGAGAGACGTTAAAAACATAGACAAACTATACCAAAATGGCACTAAATTTTGCATGAAATACCATCAAAAAATATTAAACTATGCAAAACCAGAAGAGTTATGTAATTCAACGCAAAAGTATTACTCCCTCTATTGGGACAACAAGCAAAAAACAAATGTTGATTTTTACGATTTTTACATAAAACCTAATGAAAACTGGAAAAAAACACTCTCTGTTATGGGGAATTTTGTAGATGATAGATATATAGAAATTATACCTAACACTTTTGATTTTGAGTTTTTAGACACAAATACAAGGAGAAACGATATTTTTTACCTTAAAGAGAAAAATTATAAAAGAGCTTTCCAACTTAAATCAAACAGACCATACGAAATAGAAGAATACTGGGATAGGTTTAAAAGGTTTAGAGATACTTTTAAAGATAAAACAAACACCGCAAAATTACACAAATTAGTTAATATCTTTTATGACAAAATTGAAAATTACAATAAAGACATAAATCCTTTACTCGCTTCATCAATTGTTAATATTTTGGAACTTAATAAAAACAAAGATTTACAAAGAGATATAGCTTTCATTTTTGGTTTAGATGAAAAAAATGACATTTATAAAGAACTTGTAAATAAATTAAACTCTGAAAATATAAAACTATTTTTAGATATGTTTGAGTTTTGGTCTAAAGCTTTGCAGGAGGTGTAA
- the cas2 gene encoding CRISPR-associated endonuclease Cas2: MFIILVYDANEKRVSKFHKICKKYLTHVQNSVFEGEITEANYRMLIDELRTIINNDEDSVLVYKFRTKKYYEREEFGIKKPSSEDIFF; this comes from the coding sequence ATGTTTATCATATTAGTTTATGATGCAAATGAAAAAAGAGTTAGTAAGTTTCATAAAATTTGTAAAAAATATTTAACCCATGTTCAAAATAGTGTTTTTGAGGGAGAGATAACAGAGGCAAATTATAGAATGCTTATAGACGAGTTAAGGACTATAATAAACAACGATGAAGACTCTGTCTTAGTCTACAAGTTTAGAACTAAAAAATATTACGAAAGAGAAGAGTTTGGTATCAAAAAACCTTCATCTGAAGACATTTTCTTTTAA